In Methanomicrobium antiquum, one DNA window encodes the following:
- a CDS encoding M24 family metallopeptidase, with amino-acid sequence MQDNVPSSELESRMSNFRLKMDEKHENWKYAAIFGKINQYYFTGTMQDGVLIIPRDESAVFFVRSSYSRAVHESEFKDIRQINSFRDAATLFSPAGIDGETVFLDSEVISYAHLQRFLKYFKFKNIASVDSAIADTRSVKSEYELGLMIKSGEIHRTVTEDIAPDMLYEGITEAEFGTELFKALISEGHQGIVRFGMFDNEIVMGHIGFGENSIYASYFNGASGNCGIGPYAPVLGSSKRKLKKGDLVYLDIGCGYHGYQTDKTMTYMYGKSLSESAIEIHNRCVDIQNEISSMLKPGNIPSQIYNDIINSLDDDFKKNFMGYKNRKVKFLGHGIGLLIDEMPVIAKGFDEPLKENMTIAIEPKQGIRGIGMVGIENTFIVTGCGGRCITGDNQGLLPVW; translated from the coding sequence ATGCAGGATAATGTCCCTTCATCCGAACTTGAATCAAGGATGAGCAATTTTCGTTTGAAAATGGATGAAAAGCATGAAAACTGGAAATACGCAGCTATTTTTGGAAAAATAAATCAGTATTACTTCACCGGCACTATGCAGGACGGGGTGCTCATAATTCCGCGTGATGAGAGTGCTGTTTTTTTTGTCAGAAGCAGTTATTCACGTGCAGTTCATGAATCAGAGTTTAAGGATATAAGGCAGATAAACAGTTTTCGTGACGCCGCAACTCTATTTTCACCTGCCGGAATTGATGGAGAAACTGTTTTTCTCGATTCTGAAGTAATATCCTATGCACATCTTCAAAGGTTCCTGAAATATTTCAAGTTTAAAAATATCGCATCTGTTGATAGTGCAATTGCTGATACAAGATCTGTTAAAAGTGAATATGAACTTGGTTTAATGATAAAATCAGGAGAAATTCACAGGACTGTTACAGAAGATATTGCACCTGATATGCTTTATGAAGGAATTACTGAGGCTGAATTTGGAACAGAGCTTTTTAAGGCATTAATATCAGAAGGTCATCAGGGAATTGTCAGATTTGGAATGTTTGACAATGAAATTGTAATGGGGCATATTGGATTTGGTGAAAATTCCATTTATGCCTCATATTTTAATGGAGCAAGCGGAAACTGTGGAATTGGACCTTATGCTCCTGTTCTTGGAAGTTCAAAACGAAAACTAAAGAAAGGTGATTTGGTCTATCTTGATATTGGCTGCGGATATCACGGTTATCAGACAGACAAAACAATGACATATATGTATGGAAAAAGTCTTTCTGAATCTGCAATAGAAATTCACAACAGATGCGTTGATATCCAAAATGAAATTTCATCAATGCTAAAACCGGGAAACATTCCATCACAGATATACAATGACATAATAAACAGCCTTGATGATGATTTCAAAAAGAACTTTATGGGATACAAAAATAGAAAAGTCAAATTTTTAGGTCACGGAATCGGACTTTTAATAGATGAAATGCCTGTAATTGCCAAAGGGTTTGATGAACCGCTAAAAGAGAATATGACAATTGCAATTGAGCCAAAACAGGGTATAAGAGGGATTGGAATGGTAGGAATTGAAAATACATTTATTGTAACAGGGTGCGGCGGCAGGTGTATCACAGGCGACAATCAGGGACTTTTACCAGTATGGTAA
- a CDS encoding archaellin/type IV pilin N-terminal domain-containing protein: MLKINKEEAFTGLEAAIVLIAFVVVAAVFSYVVLGAGFFTTQKSQEVIYTSVDQASSSVEILGDVYGIGDTGDPVTFIDQIRFTVGLTAGGSPVDFKQTTITYADKTNVTKLEREADEVLGAPDATITEGHWAVVLAKNNASADLLLENQEQFTIKANPIDEISANQEFTLDLRPAVGTAYSIQRSAPARILGVNTLY, translated from the coding sequence ATGCTAAAAATAAATAAAGAAGAAGCTTTTACAGGTCTTGAGGCCGCAATTGTATTAATTGCGTTCGTCGTTGTAGCAGCCGTTTTCTCATACGTAGTATTGGGAGCCGGTTTCTTCACAACACAGAAGTCTCAGGAAGTTATCTATACAAGTGTAGATCAGGCAAGTTCAAGTGTTGAGATTTTAGGTGATGTTTATGGTATCGGCGATACTGGCGATCCAGTAACATTTATCGACCAAATCCGTTTCACTGTAGGACTTACAGCAGGTGGAAGTCCGGTTGACTTCAAGCAGACCACAATCACATATGCTGACAAAACCAATGTTACAAAACTGGAGCGTGAGGCTGATGAAGTACTTGGAGCTCCAGACGCAACAATCACAGAAGGACACTGGGCTGTAGTTCTTGCAAAGAACAATGCAAGTGCAGATCTGCTTCTTGAAAACCAGGAACAGTTCACAATCAAAGCAAATCCGATTGATGAAATTTCCGCAAATCAGGAGTTCACATTAGATCTGCGCCCTGCAGTAGGTACTGCATATTCAATTCAAAGATCTGCACCTGCAAGAATTCTGGGAGTAAACACCCTCTACTAA
- a CDS encoding archaellin/type IV pilin N-terminal domain-containing protein, which yields MAKLFKSEEGFTGLEAAIVLIAFVVVAAVFSYVVLGAGFFTTQKSQEVVYSSVDMAASSLEVLGDVYGNSTGGENAYMDGIRFVVGLTAGGNSVDFATTNLVFTNTTSIKDLKNASAISSSSTTVTSTQTEITGEGEYTWGILDIANAEQNDALLENQEQFTIYAYLSPTAVTANERFSLEIKPPMGASYAIKRSAPPKIEKVNLLN from the coding sequence ATGGCAAAATTATTCAAATCAGAAGAAGGTTTTACAGGTCTTGAGGCCGCAATTGTATTGATTGCGTTCGTCGTTGTAGCAGCCGTTTTCTCATACGTAGTACTCGGAGCCGGTTTCTTCACAACACAGAAATCACAGGAAGTAGTCTACTCAAGTGTTGACATGGCAGCTTCAAGTCTTGAAGTCTTAGGTGATGTATACGGAAACAGTACTGGTGGCGAAAATGCATACATGGACGGTATCAGATTTGTTGTAGGACTTACAGCAGGAGGAAACTCAGTTGACTTCGCAACAACAAACCTCGTGTTTACAAACACCACATCCATCAAAGATCTCAAAAACGCTTCAGCAATCTCGAGTTCATCAACAACTGTAACATCAACCCAGACTGAAATTACAGGTGAAGGAGAATACACATGGGGTATTCTTGATATCGCAAACGCTGAACAAAACGATGCATTACTGGAAAACCAGGAGCAGTTTACAATTTACGCATATCTCTCACCAACAGCTGTAACTGCAAACGAGCGCTTCAGCTTAGAAATTAAACCGCCGATGGGCGCATCATATGCAATTAAACGCTCTGCACCGCCAAAGA